Proteins from a genomic interval of Kitasatospora herbaricolor:
- a CDS encoding NAD(P)/FAD-dependent oxidoreductase, which produces MTTTGTPPADGIVVVGAGMAGHRLAQQLVQHGTDRPVVLLAEEEHPAYNRVLLAEVLAGRYAPGVAALAALPPQVERRQARVVRIDREQRRVLCDDGSTIGYGDLVLATGSNPVLPPLRGLFDDSGAGRERHTLPSGVFAFRTMADCADIDAYLPGVAQAVVVGGGLLGVSAARALAARGVQVVLAHQGEHLMERHLDPAAGALLRKHLTDLGIEVHTECRVRSVLTEDRTVTGVELADGFRLEAGLLVVAVGVRPRTGLAEAAGLETRRGVVVDDRLRTSDPHIHAVGDCAEHRGVLYGLAGPAQEQADTLARLLAAGPAGPSYTGSRLLTRLTLTGPDRAPLDLAAFGETEPAAPEDRVIRLADAAGGTYRKVIVRRDERGDDRLVGGVLLGDLSTVGTLAHTWEGDEALSAHPLHLLTATTQSSTTPGGTR; this is translated from the coding sequence ATGACAACAACCGGTACTCCCCCAGCGGACGGCATCGTGGTCGTCGGCGCGGGGATGGCCGGCCACCGGCTCGCCCAGCAGCTCGTCCAGCACGGCACCGACCGCCCGGTCGTGCTGCTCGCCGAGGAGGAGCACCCCGCGTACAACCGGGTGCTGCTCGCCGAGGTGCTGGCGGGCCGCTACGCCCCCGGCGTGGCCGCGCTGGCCGCACTCCCGCCGCAGGTCGAGCGCCGGCAGGCCCGGGTGGTGCGGATCGACCGGGAGCAGCGCCGGGTGCTCTGCGACGACGGATCCACGATCGGCTACGGCGACCTGGTGCTCGCCACCGGGAGCAACCCCGTCCTGCCGCCGCTGCGCGGCCTGTTCGACGACTCCGGGGCCGGGCGGGAGCGGCACACGCTGCCGAGCGGCGTCTTCGCCTTCCGGACGATGGCCGACTGCGCCGACATCGACGCCTACCTGCCCGGTGTCGCGCAGGCCGTGGTGGTCGGCGGCGGGCTGCTCGGGGTGAGCGCCGCCCGGGCGCTGGCGGCGCGCGGCGTCCAGGTGGTGCTGGCCCACCAGGGCGAGCACCTGATGGAGCGCCACCTCGATCCGGCGGCCGGCGCGCTGCTGCGCAAGCACCTCACCGACCTCGGCATCGAGGTGCACACCGAGTGCCGGGTCCGCTCCGTGCTGACCGAGGACCGCACCGTCACCGGCGTCGAACTCGCCGACGGCTTCCGGCTGGAGGCCGGCCTGCTGGTGGTCGCCGTCGGGGTGCGGCCGCGGACCGGGCTCGCCGAGGCGGCGGGCCTGGAGACCCGCCGCGGCGTCGTGGTCGACGACCGGCTGCGGACCAGCGACCCGCACATCCACGCGGTGGGCGACTGCGCCGAGCACCGCGGCGTGCTCTACGGCCTGGCCGGCCCCGCCCAGGAACAGGCCGACACCCTGGCCCGGCTGCTCGCGGCCGGCCCGGCCGGCCCCTCCTACACCGGCAGCCGGCTGCTCACCCGGCTCACCCTGACCGGCCCCGACCGTGCGCCGCTCGACCTCGCCGCCTTCGGCGAGACGGAGCCGGCCGCCCCCGAGGACCGGGTGATCCGGCTCGCCGACGCCGCCGGCGGCACCTACCGCAAGGTGATCGTCCGCCGTGACGAGCGGGGCGACGACCGGCTCGTCGGCGGCGTCCTGCTCGGCGACCTCAGCACAGTCGGCACCCTGGCCCACACCTGGGAGGGCGACGAGGCCCTGTCAGCCCACCCGCTCCACCTGCTCACCGCCACCACGCAGAGCAGCACGACCCCCGGAGGGACCCGATGA
- the nirB gene encoding nitrite reductase large subunit NirB, which produces MTTTTRPTVLLVGYGMVGHRFLEALADAGAADRYRVVVLAEEPRHAYDRVALTSYFSGKTPEDLLLAEDGFAEKHGYEIHLSDPATAIDREARTVTTASGRSIGYDTLVLATGSYPFVPPVDGKDAEGCFVYRTIEDLHAIEAYAAGSRVGAVVGGGLLGLEAAGALKGLGLQTHVVEFAPRLMPVQVDEGGGDALRRTIEEMGVVVHTGIGTTAVTVSPEGAANGMIFTDGSSLDTDLVVFSAGVRPRDQLARDCGLTVGERGGIAVDEHCRTSDENVFAIGECALAVDGRVYGLVAPGYEMAGAVAHQLADKAAKPFTGADLSTKLKLLGVDVASFGDAFGTTPGALDVVYSDSRSGIYKKLVVTPEGALLGGILVGDAEAYSSLRPLAGTGTPLPVPAESLVLPAGMGAPVSLGSSALPDEAVVCNCHNVTKGEVRAAVTEHSCGTVPEVKKCTKAGTGCGSCVKLLSTIVSDELEASGIEVDKGLCPCFGQTRAELYEIVRVKRISTHRRLLAEHGRLGGEGCEVCKPTVGSIIASLAPELEASGHVLDGEQAALQDTNDHFLANLQKNGSYSVVPRIPGGEITPEGLIVIGEVARDFGLYTKITGGQRIDLFGATVDQLPLIWTKLVAAGFESGHAYGKSLRTVKSCVGSTWCRYGVQDSVAMAIHLELRYRGLRSPHKLKSAVSGCARECAEARGKDFGIIATSNGWNLYVGGNGGATPRHADLLAQDLDDDQLIKLIDRFLMFYIRTADRLERTSAWLERIEGGLDHVRDVVVHDSLGIAEELEALMANHVSDYQDEWAATLADPERMRRFVSFVNAPGVEDPSIRFTPERGQVKPDLTLLATEADLLAALDPDNSLLLEVR; this is translated from the coding sequence ATGACCACCACCACCAGGCCGACCGTACTGCTGGTCGGATACGGCATGGTCGGCCACCGCTTCCTGGAAGCCCTGGCCGACGCCGGAGCCGCCGACCGCTACCGGGTCGTCGTCCTCGCCGAGGAGCCCCGGCACGCCTACGACCGGGTCGCGCTGACCTCCTACTTCTCCGGCAAGACCCCCGAGGACCTGCTGCTCGCCGAGGACGGCTTCGCCGAGAAGCACGGCTACGAGATCCACCTCTCCGACCCGGCGACCGCGATCGACCGCGAGGCCCGGACGGTCACCACCGCGAGCGGCCGCAGCATCGGCTACGACACCCTGGTGCTCGCCACCGGCTCCTACCCGTTCGTCCCGCCGGTGGACGGCAAGGACGCCGAGGGCTGCTTCGTCTACCGCACCATCGAGGACCTGCACGCCATCGAGGCGTACGCGGCCGGCTCCCGGGTCGGCGCCGTGGTCGGCGGCGGCCTGCTCGGGCTGGAGGCGGCCGGCGCGCTCAAGGGCCTGGGCCTGCAGACCCACGTGGTCGAGTTCGCCCCCCGGCTGATGCCCGTCCAGGTGGACGAGGGCGGCGGCGACGCGCTGCGCCGCACCATCGAGGAGATGGGGGTGGTCGTCCACACCGGCATCGGCACCACCGCCGTGACGGTCTCGCCCGAGGGGGCGGCCAACGGGATGATCTTCACCGACGGCAGCAGCCTCGACACCGACCTGGTGGTCTTCTCGGCCGGTGTGCGCCCCCGTGACCAGCTGGCCCGCGACTGCGGCCTGACGGTCGGCGAGCGCGGCGGCATCGCCGTGGACGAGCACTGCCGGACCTCCGACGAGAACGTCTTCGCCATCGGCGAGTGCGCACTGGCCGTGGACGGCCGGGTGTACGGCCTGGTCGCCCCCGGCTACGAGATGGCGGGCGCGGTCGCCCACCAGCTGGCCGACAAGGCCGCCAAGCCGTTCACCGGCGCCGACCTGTCCACCAAGCTCAAGCTGCTCGGCGTGGACGTGGCCAGCTTCGGCGACGCCTTCGGCACCACCCCCGGCGCGCTGGACGTCGTCTACTCCGACTCCCGCTCCGGCATCTACAAGAAGCTGGTGGTCACCCCCGAGGGCGCGCTGCTCGGCGGCATCCTGGTCGGCGACGCCGAGGCGTACTCCTCGCTGCGGCCGCTGGCCGGCACCGGAACCCCGCTGCCCGTCCCCGCCGAGTCGCTGGTGCTGCCCGCCGGGATGGGTGCGCCGGTCTCGCTGGGCAGCTCCGCGCTGCCGGACGAGGCGGTGGTCTGCAACTGCCACAACGTCACCAAGGGCGAGGTCCGCGCGGCCGTCACCGAGCACAGCTGCGGCACCGTCCCCGAGGTCAAGAAGTGCACCAAGGCCGGCACCGGCTGCGGCTCCTGCGTCAAGCTGCTCTCCACGATCGTCAGCGACGAGCTGGAGGCCTCCGGCATCGAGGTCGACAAGGGCCTCTGCCCCTGCTTCGGGCAGACCCGCGCGGAGCTGTACGAGATCGTCCGGGTGAAGCGGATCTCCACCCACCGCCGGCTGCTGGCCGAGCACGGCCGCCTGGGCGGGGAGGGCTGCGAGGTCTGCAAGCCGACCGTCGGCTCGATCATCGCCTCGCTGGCGCCCGAGCTGGAGGCCTCCGGCCACGTGCTGGACGGCGAGCAGGCGGCCCTGCAGGACACCAACGACCACTTCCTGGCCAACCTCCAGAAGAACGGCTCCTACTCGGTGGTCCCGCGGATCCCCGGCGGTGAGATCACCCCGGAGGGGCTGATCGTGATCGGTGAGGTGGCCCGTGACTTCGGCCTCTACACCAAGATCACCGGCGGCCAGCGGATCGACCTCTTCGGCGCCACGGTGGACCAGCTGCCGCTGATCTGGACCAAGCTGGTCGCCGCCGGCTTCGAGTCCGGCCACGCGTACGGGAAGTCCCTGCGGACGGTGAAGTCCTGCGTCGGCTCCACCTGGTGCCGCTACGGCGTCCAGGACTCGGTGGCCATGGCCATCCACCTGGAACTGCGCTACCGGGGCCTGCGCAGCCCGCACAAGCTGAAGTCGGCGGTCTCCGGCTGCGCCCGCGAGTGCGCCGAGGCCCGCGGCAAGGACTTCGGCATCATCGCCACCTCCAACGGCTGGAACCTGTACGTCGGCGGCAACGGCGGCGCCACCCCCCGGCACGCCGACCTGCTCGCCCAGGACCTCGACGACGACCAGCTGATCAAGCTGATCGACCGGTTCCTGATGTTCTACATCCGGACCGCCGACCGGCTGGAGCGCACCTCCGCCTGGCTGGAGCGGATCGAGGGCGGCCTCGACCACGTCCGCGACGTGGTGGTGCACGACAGCCTCGGCATCGCCGAGGAGCTGGAGGCCCTGATGGCCAACCACGTGTCCGACTACCAGGACGAATGGGCCGCCACGCTGGCCGACCCGGAGCGGATGCGCCGCTTCGTGTCCTTCGTCAACGCCCCCGGCGTGGAGGACCCGAGCATCCGGTTCACCCCCGAGCGCGGCCAGGTCAAGCCCGACCTCACGCTGCTCGCGACCGAGGCCGATCTGCTGGCCGCCCTCGACCCCGACAACTCGCTCCTGCTGGAGGTCCGATGA
- the nirD gene encoding nitrite reductase small subunit NirD: protein MTTVATETAFTVATEGVATDRIEVLAEGVWAPVCDLERLAPGRGVAALLPDGRQAAVFRDHLDRIHAIANRDPFTGAYVLSRGLLGSTPDGRVYVASPLLKQRFDLVTGECLDDESVRIVVHPTRLSPA, encoded by the coding sequence ATGACCACCGTCGCCACTGAGACCGCCTTCACCGTCGCCACCGAGGGCGTCGCCACCGACCGGATCGAGGTGCTCGCCGAAGGCGTCTGGGCCCCCGTCTGCGACCTGGAGCGGCTCGCCCCGGGCCGCGGTGTGGCCGCCCTGCTGCCGGACGGCCGGCAGGCCGCGGTGTTCCGCGACCACCTGGACCGGATCCACGCGATCGCCAACCGGGACCCGTTCACCGGCGCGTACGTGCTCTCCCGCGGGCTGCTCGGCTCGACCCCGGACGGCCGGGTCTACGTCGCCTCGCCGCTGCTCAAGCAGCGGTTCGACCTGGTCACCGGCGAGTGCCTGGACGACGAGTCGGTGCGGATCGTCGTCCACCCGACCCGGCTGAGCCCGGCCTGA